The DNA segment GATAGAGCAGGACTGACTGGTCGAGGTAATCGATCTCGACCAGACACTCCGCCGCCGTGATCGTCAGCCGCCGCACCTTTCGCTGGCTCACACGACTCGCCGTAACCGTGGCGACGACGTCGTCGTACTCGAGCGTCGCCGTCGCGTGCTGTCCGTCGGCGGTACCCGTCGCCGCCGTCACCGTCGGATCACCGCCGACGAGCGACTGGACGACGTCGACGTCGTGTATCATGAGGTCGAGCGTCACCCGGTCGGTGGCGGTTCGGTCGATCGGCGGTCCGAGTCGCTTGGCCTCGACGGCGATGACGTCAAGGTCTTCGACGAGCGACGCTGCGGTCTCGACGGCGGGATTGAACCGTTCGACGTGACCGACCTGGAGGACGAGTCCCCGGTCTTCGGCGAGCGCCGCGAGGTCCCGGCCCCTGTCCATCCGGGTGGTGAGCGGTTTCTCGACGAGCACGTGGACGTCGGCTTCGAGACAGCGCTCGACCGTCTCGTAGTGGGCGGCAGTCGGTACGGCGACGGACACGAGGTCGCAGGTCGACAGGAGGGCCTCGACCGATCGAACCGTCGTGCCGTACTCGTCGGCGACTCGGTTCGCGAGCTCCGTATCGAGGTCGGCGATACCCGCGAGTTCGACACCTCTGGACTCGCTGTAGACGCGAACGTGATTCTCGCCCATCGCGCCGACGCCGATGACGCCGGCGCGCGGGGGTACGGGGGCGGTCTGCCTCGTCTTGGTGGTAGCGTGAACGGTGTCTGTCATGGTCTGGTGAGTGGTCCGGGCGGGCGTTTCTGACGGTTCGTCGTCACGGCGACGACACCGGCGTCGGGACGGTCGATCATCGGTCCTCGAAGTGTGCCGAGACAGCGGAGACGACGGCTCGACGATCGGTTTCGTCGAGCGACGGGTGGACCGGTAGCGAGAGGACGCTCGCGGCCGCCCGCTCAGTCTCCGGGAACGACCGCGCGGCCGTGTGAACGGATTCGTACGCGGGCTGGCGGTGGATCGGTCTGTCGTAGTAGATTCCGGCGCCGATGCCGTGGTCGGAGAGCGTTTCGGCGAGTGCGTCACGGTTCTCCGCGCGAATCGTGTACTGATGGTAGACGTGTCGATACCCCGGCGGTTCGACCGGTCGATCGATCGGGAGGTGTGTCAGGTGATCGTCGTAGTAGCGTGCGTGCTCCCGCCTGGCGCGATTGAACGCGGGCAGTCGATCGAGTTGTCGCCGCCCGATCGCCGCAGCGATCGACGTCAATCGGAAGTTGTGTCCGAGTTCGACGTGGCCGTACGTGCGTTCTCCCGTCGGCCGCCCGTGGTTGACGAACCGTGCGACGCGCTCTGCGATCTCGTCCGAGTCGGTCGTAACCATTCCCCCCTCTCCCGTGGTCATGTTCTTCGTCGGGTAGAACGAGAAGCAGGCGGCGTCGCCGAGTGACCCGACGCGGTCGCCGTCGATCTCGGCGCCGTGGGCCTGACAGGCATCTTCTACGACGAACAGGTCGTGTTCGTCCGCGATGGCGACGAGCTCGTCCATTGGCGCGGGGCACCCGTACAGGTGAACGGGTACGAGACCGACTACATCGTCGCGCGCTTCGCAGCACTCCCTGACCGCGTCCGGATCGATCGCGTACGTCTCCGGATCCACGTCGGCGAACACGGGTTGACCGCCGGCCAGCCGGATCGCGTTCGCACTGGCGACGAACGAGAAGGGACTGGTGACGACCGTCTTCCCCGGTTCGACGTCGAAGGCGGTGAGGGTCGCGTGCAGGGCGGTCGTTCCGTTCGTCGTCGCGACGGCGTGATCGGTCCCGCAGTACTCGGCGAACTCGGATTCGAACAGCCGTACTTCCGGTCCATCGGCGAGTTCGCCACGTTCTGCGAGCGCTTCGATTCGATCGAGGGCGGCGGGTCCGACGTCGGGGTCCGCGAGTGGAATGTCTGCCATCGGTAGGTCACTCGATCTGGTTCGGTCGGTCGAGCGGTTCCGGGAGCGGTTCGGTTCGAGCGGGTGCGCCGAGCGCCAGCGTCTCGGCCGGGACGTCGTCGGTCACGACCGATCCAGCCGCGACGAACGCGCCGTCCCCGATCGTCACGCCGGGAAGGATCGTCGCGTTCGCGCCGATCGAGGCGCCGTCCTCGACAGTCGGTCCCTGGAGGTCGGCCTCCCGGCGGATCGGGTACTCGTCGTTCGTCAGCACAGCCCCGGGTCCGACGAAGACGTTCGATCCGATCCGCGTGTCACTCGGGACGTAGACGGCCGACTGGATACTCACGCCGGAACCGATGTCGGTTCGTCCGTCGATGGTCGTTCGGGTGCCGACCAGCACGTCGTCGCCGATGGTGGTTCGTTCGCGCACGAGCACGTGGTGGCCCGTCGTGAATCTGTCACCGATCGTGACGTCGTCGTAGATAATTGCGCCTCGACGAATCGTCGCGTCGTCGCCGATCGTCGGCGGCCGACCGCGTTCGGTTCCGATCGCTGCGTCGTCGTGTATGTGGCAGTTTCGACCGTAGGGTGCGTTGGTCACGTTCGATCACCGCGTACCGATTGGTGGCTTGGTCTTCGCATGTTGATACTCGACTGCACGATCCGGTTGCAATCAACCCACACCTCCGGCCATCGAGGCTTTGTTATCCATCACTTGCGGGAAACGTAGCCCCGATCTACGAGGGACAGCCCGAGCGAATGCCGCGATAGTGTACCGGCTGTCGACGGCGGACGACGATACCGACTGGTGCACGACGCAGCCGATCGGCGCCCCGCACGGTCGGTGTCTTTCTCCCTGACGACCGGTCTGTCCCGATCTGACGTCCGTCACGGTCTCTGACCGGTACAATCGGCTTTCGCAGGGGTAGCCGGGAGATAGTAAAACCCACGTCCGCCGTCTCGACGTCCGTGAGATATCCGATTACAGCCGCCACAGCCGAATCGGAAGCTTCGACGGAGGGCCCGGATGAGTGACGACGGACTCGGGAAGGCAACGCTCTTCGACGTGTTCAGCAACGCTCGGCGACGGATGGCCGTCAGGTATCTCATCGACGTCGAGGGGACGTGTGACCTCACGCCGCTCGTCGAACAGGTAGCCGCGTGGGAAAATGGTGTTGGACTCGACGACGTTACGCGTGCGCAACGACGACGCGTCTACATCTCCCTCTACCAGACGCACCTCCCGATGCTCGCGGACCACGGCGTGATCGACTGGGATCCCGAAACCCACCGGATCACGCTGCGCCACGACGGTCGAACCTTCGCGCCGTACCTGGAGCAGGCGGGAGGAGCCCGTTCCTGGGGGTTGGTGTACGCCGGTGCGGCGGTCGGTGGCGCCGCGGGTGTGTCCCTGGCCGTCCTGTCCGTCGGACCCGTCACCACGGCGATCGCGCCGACCATCGCAGCGATAACCTGCCTCGCCGTCCTCGTCGTCGTCGCAGTACAGGTTCTGTCCAGGCGAACCGGCGGACTTCCGTCGGTCGGCGCCGACGAGTGACGATCGCCGCCGTTCGTCGACACATTCTGGCACGTCAGGCACACCGTCTCGTCGATCTCCGACTGGACACGGCGCCGACACTGGTCATCTCGATATCGGTCGCTTCTGGGCGACTGACCCCCCTTCTCGCAGTGGAGAGCGTGTCGAACGAGTCCGGACTGTCCAGTCGATGATGGCCGCTACGGTCGCAGTGTGACCAGCCGTTCGAAGACGGTGGAGTACCGTCGGGTCGAACCGACCGTCCAGACGGGACGGTTTCTCCACGACGATGACTGGTGATGCGAAACGAAGGAACGACGAAAGCGGATTGACTCGAAAGTGATCGGTCGTGGCCTGAGTGTGCATTCCATCGATCGAGATCGGCCGTGGCCTGTCGTCCTCAGATGGATTCTGGTAGGTCTCTGTGTTCCCCTACACCGCGGTGACAGGCTGGCTACGTCACGGACGATCAGCTCGGTCGCCCCACTCGTTGATCGTCCACCCTGCGGTGCTCTGCGTCCGGGCCTGGACGATCTGCGGTGGCCGCGTGCGCGATCGGAGACGAAGATGGCTTCGTCCGTCCACATCTCGTCGGCGGCGGACGGTATCGTCGGCAGGGTAGCTCCGCAGGCGGTACGAAGCCGTAGGATAGTTTGAGCCGATCCTTCGATCCGGTGCCGGGTCTGCCAGGTGAGACGACGGCATGTATCCGGGTCCGGTGATACCTCGTTCGAGGTACATTCGATGTGGCCGGGACGTCGCGGTGGAACCGCGATCTCGGACCGTCAGCCGTCCACGACGATGGTATCGTCGTCGTCCGGATCGTCCGTCACGTGCGTGTGGAAGTACACGTAGTCGTCGGCGTTTTGGATGGTCGGGTCGGCGGGGACGTCGGCCTCGTCGGATTCGTACACGAGCGCGACGACGCGAACGGTTTCGTCCAACCCGACGATGGGCGTGACGCTCGCGGGCGTTCGGTCCCGTTCTCCCGAATCGAGGTCGTAGTGCATTCGCGTCACCTCGACGCTCTCTCCGACGGTCCCGTCCGTCACCGGTCGTTGCTGAACGACGACGGTGTACCGCTTCGAGGTCCCCTCTCGATTCGTCACCTCGATCGAGACCGGGATTTCGGTCTCCGGTTCGACGGCTTCCGGGACCGCGCCGATCGCACGGTCGCCGTCTTCGGTTTCGCCGTAGAGGGCGACCTCGCTGTAGGAGCTACCGGTCGTCGGCGAGACTATCGCGTACGCGAACACGCCGCCAGCGAGGCCGATTGCGGCGACGAGAACCACGGTCGACATCGCGGTCCGTCGGTCGGCCGGTGTGTCGGTCAGGTGCCCCAGCCACCGTCTCGGCCGGATAGCGAAGCGGTCCGCCGCCGGCTGGCGAAGCCGCCGCCACGTTCCGAGCAGCACCGCCACTACGGTCAGGGACGTCACCGTCGTTCCGATGCTCGCCGCCGTGAGGGGAACGGAGACGAGACCGAGTGCGACTACGACGACCGGCAGTACGGTGATCGAAAGGCCGACCGCGAGGGCGAATCGTTCCGCAATCGAAATTCCTCTGAGTCGACCCTCGCCGCGGCGCTCCTCACTCGACGGGATCGAGACGGTCGGAAAGAGGACCGCGCTTATCGAGTACCCCGGGACGAAGAGCAATAGCGCGACAGCGGCCAGTGGTCGTAGCGTGCTACTGGATGGAACCGACGTCACGACGTGCCAGCACCCGACGGCGAGACCGAGACAGATCGCCAGGTCGACGGGCAATCGCCGGGTATCGCCGACGTCGGCCGGCGTTTCCGTCGGCAGACTCATCTCACTCCCCCGCCATCATCGGGCCCGGACCTCCGGTGTGCCGGTGGCGTCCGGTTTTTACAGGACGTCCTCGATGTCATAGCGACCACAGCGCGGAGACGTCTTTCACCGGGTTTGTTATGTGATTGGTACGGGATCCGGCCGTGACTGAGCGAAGCCTGGCCACGCCCACGCCGCGTCACACCGTGGCCGATCGGAGTCCCACTCCGACTGAGCTCTCCGGCTGTGACCGGTCGGCGGGACGGCCATCGTATCGACCCTAGAACTCGACGTACCGTGATTCCCACTCCTGGCGCTCCTGGATCGCCTCGAGTCCCGTCCCGCTGATCGTGTAGTAGTTCGTCCGCCGGTCGAGTTGCCCCTTCTCGACGAGTCCCCTGTTGACCAGCGTGTCCAGATTGGGGTACAGCCGCCCGTGGTTGATCTCCTCGTCGTAGTACTGCTCGACTTCGGTTTTGACGGCCTGCCCCGACGGCCGATCGGCACCCGCGATGACGTACAGGAGGTCGCGCTGAAATCCGGTCAGATCGTGCATTGCTCACTCTCGCTGACGGTGTGATCGATCGGATATTTGTTATCCACGGCATACATCCCGAGACGCACTCAGATCTCCGTCGACCCACGGCCCGGTGTGAACGATACCGGGTCACCCGGTCCGGTGTGAACGATACCGGGGCACCCAGCCCGGAATGCGATACCGTACCCAGATCCGTTCAGCGTGACACCACCCCGTCCTAACGGCGACGTTCGGATCGTGCTCCCCCGGGTGAGCTATCGTCGCCCGTCGTCCCAAAAAGTCGATCTCTTCGTGCCCGCTAGCTGGGCTGTTCGACGATCTCGACGCGGATTCCGTCCTGATC comes from the Halovivax cerinus genome and includes:
- a CDS encoding Gfo/Idh/MocA family protein, translated to MTDTVHATTKTRQTAPVPPRAGVIGVGAMGENHVRVYSESRGVELAGIADLDTELANRVADEYGTTVRSVEALLSTCDLVSVAVPTAAHYETVERCLEADVHVLVEKPLTTRMDRGRDLAALAEDRGLVLQVGHVERFNPAVETAASLVEDLDVIAVEAKRLGPPIDRTATDRVTLDLMIHDVDVVQSLVGGDPTVTAATGTADGQHATATLEYDDVVATVTASRVSQRKVRRLTITAAECLVEIDYLDQSVLLYRDSFPEFVSGNGGRRYRHESVIERPEVKNREPLRVELESFVSAVTTGIEPAVTAADGLRALETVREIDRLVSGETDIEVSPK
- a CDS encoding DUF7344 domain-containing protein, coding for MSDDGLGKATLFDVFSNARRRMAVRYLIDVEGTCDLTPLVEQVAAWENGVGLDDVTRAQRRRVYISLYQTHLPMLADHGVIDWDPETHRITLRHDGRTFAPYLEQAGGARSWGLVYAGAAVGGAAGVSLAVLSVGPVTTAIAPTIAAITCLAVLVVVAVQVLSRRTGGLPSVGADE
- a CDS encoding DegT/DnrJ/EryC1/StrS family aminotransferase; the encoded protein is MADIPLADPDVGPAALDRIEALAERGELADGPEVRLFESEFAEYCGTDHAVATTNGTTALHATLTAFDVEPGKTVVTSPFSFVASANAIRLAGGQPVFADVDPETYAIDPDAVRECCEARDDVVGLVPVHLYGCPAPMDELVAIADEHDLFVVEDACQAHGAEIDGDRVGSLGDAACFSFYPTKNMTTGEGGMVTTDSDEIAERVARFVNHGRPTGERTYGHVELGHNFRLTSIAAAIGRRQLDRLPAFNRARREHARYYDDHLTHLPIDRPVEPPGYRHVYHQYTIRAENRDALAETLSDHGIGAGIYYDRPIHRQPAYESVHTAARSFPETERAAASVLSLPVHPSLDETDRRAVVSAVSAHFEDR
- a CDS encoding PadR family transcriptional regulator; translation: MHDLTGFQRDLLYVIAGADRPSGQAVKTEVEQYYDEEINHGRLYPNLDTLVNRGLVEKGQLDRRTNYYTISGTGLEAIQERQEWESRYVEF
- a CDS encoding DUF1616 domain-containing protein, which codes for MSLPTETPADVGDTRRLPVDLAICLGLAVGCWHVVTSVPSSSTLRPLAAVALLLFVPGYSISAVLFPTVSIPSSEERRGEGRLRGISIAERFALAVGLSITVLPVVVVALGLVSVPLTAASIGTTVTSLTVVAVLLGTWRRLRQPAADRFAIRPRRWLGHLTDTPADRRTAMSTVVLVAAIGLAGGVFAYAIVSPTTGSSYSEVALYGETEDGDRAIGAVPEAVEPETEIPVSIEVTNREGTSKRYTVVVQQRPVTDGTVGESVEVTRMHYDLDSGERDRTPASVTPIVGLDETVRVVALVYESDEADVPADPTIQNADDYVYFHTHVTDDPDDDDTIVVDG
- a CDS encoding acyltransferase; the encoded protein is MTNAPYGRNCHIHDDAAIGTERGRPPTIGDDATIRRGAIIYDDVTIGDRFTTGHHVLVRERTTIGDDVLVGTRTTIDGRTDIGSGVSIQSAVYVPSDTRIGSNVFVGPGAVLTNDEYPIRREADLQGPTVEDGASIGANATILPGVTIGDGAFVAAGSVVTDDVPAETLALGAPARTEPLPEPLDRPNQIE